The Macaca nemestrina isolate mMacNem1 chromosome 6, mMacNem.hap1, whole genome shotgun sequence genome window below encodes:
- the LOC105475107 gene encoding zinc finger BED domain-containing protein 3 produces the protein MRSGEPTCTMDEARGLDDTAARGGQCAGLGPAPMPPGRLGAPYSEAWGYFHLAPGRPGHPSGHWATCRLCGEQVGRGPGFHAGTSALWRHLKSAHRRELESSGTRRSPPAAPCPPPPVPAAAPEGDWARLLEQMGALAVRGSRRERELERREAAVEQGERALERRRRALQEEERAAAQARRELQAEREALQVRLREVSRREGALGWAPTTLPLKDDPEGDRDSCVITKVLL, from the coding sequence ATGAGGAGTGGCGAGCCGACCTGCACCATGGACGAGGCCCGCGGGCTAGACGACACGGCGGCACGGGGCGGTCAGTGTGCGGGACTGGGGCCAGCGCCAATGCCTCCCGGCCGCCTGGGGGCGCCGTACTCCGAGGCCTGGGGCTACTTCCACCTGGCCCCGGGGCGCCCCGGGCATCCGTCGGGCCACTGGGCCACCTGCCGTCTGTGCGGGGAGCAGGTGGGCCGCGGCCCGGGCTTCCACGCAGGGACCTCGGCGCTGTGGAGGCACCTGAAGAGCGCGCACCGGCGGGAGCTGGAGAGCAGCGGCACCCGGCGCTCACCACCTGCCGCGCCCTGCCCGCCGCCGCCCGTCCCCGCTGCGGCCCCCGAGGGCGACTGGGCGCGCCTGCTGGAACAGATGGGCGCACTGGCCGTGCGCGGCAGCCGGCGGGAGCGGGAGCTGGAACGGCGTGAGGCGGCCGTGGAGCAGGGTGAGCGCGCCCTGGAGCGGAGGAGGAGGGCGCTGCAGGAGGAGGAGCGCGCCGCGGCCCAGGCGCGCCGGGAGCTGCAGGCCGAGCGGGAGGCGCTGCAGGTGCGGCTGCGGGAAGTGAGCCGCCGTGAGGGCGCCTTGGGCTGGGCTCCCACTACGCTGCCGCTCAAGGACGACCCCGAGGGGGACAGGGACAGCTGCGTCATCACAAAGGTCCTCCTGTAG